In the genome of Plasmodium yoelii strain 17X genome assembly, chromosome: 14, one region contains:
- a CDS encoding condensin complex subunit 2, putative, with translation MKKLGVSNKANANFTQIKGPDPIFKNPIEFNKNLRRLSFLNNKDEDLNKSEKNKVKEINDVFKNCMAALSHNKICTRNAFDIRIIDHLEDLVNLNDEEINEELNDELLETGDFNLSFTRASKAIEGATKVYGYRVEAIYDQTYNFISNMNIAKKSDTNDDVIDEKKHVNEITNKKMKKRKLEFFQESSTLAKPSDITIESVSVSNISVDTFFLKLNITYDHSAGISYLLPNLTLNNDLSIQFDGDIDTCEYKKKMKFEEKLGKQNIERRNEKNLGSNDELNDMLQKNESPVKVGEYVTFNDNDKIMAREYKSKLYTNSDILREMFCGNEIEEFNNLNICPELDYFKEEIKNLKLKRSDSKTLDDEDIDNYNEDDDTGLDKFSKKKNELNLDENMSMDNLLGDMDGNNNDDCNNENMNDNGNYGDNNKILESSFNNNLNFDDCNIDDLNIENVMQESMAFDNMNLNDSLNNNLNLSQNMLSLHHNSNILGGNIPLPELMKSENKDFSLINSFTGNFNFSSQNMLFKNQDKGSPSKPKHMLSIIPDDDTLWNRQAISFESRLNAIDVNSKFNYHYYNPSKLMINGNFSNLMSMAKAAFKNKQGPLNALANKKLKTSFDITDINFENLYIEVNDVELSVYDLWNKEKKKYISNSLFAIDQTSYIFETKDNCINCVNTVIDRIMKFARSPFIESQNFNTDIKTNVILNEINNDYIGNDLDQINNFERRQTENMFMDNMDDGQDYQMHEGLNDSIDKFYNMNFEDIWQNENKNDITKFGSKNDNTSIFQLHQSIGHANSLGSVVAPDNLPKFVDVSKIKKILFNIVKPDENEENAENENEENKKNSDSSKQIVPYEGEKTTTFKNIINKTKTKLTESEVNGTSIHMLFVCLLYTCNDQELLLEKIENDEDFYVHYGLPVEFHIKQDDTRMLKN, from the exons tttttaaataataaagatgaagatttaaataaatctgaaaaaaataaagttaaagaaataaatgatgtttttaaaaattgcaTGGCAGCATTATCTCATAATAAGATATGCACTAGGAATGCTTTTGACATACGAATTATAGACCATTTAGAAGATTTAGTAAATTTAAatgatgaagaaataaatgaagaaTTAAATGATGAACTGCTAGAAACAGGGGATTTCAATTTATCTTTTACAAGGGCATCTAAAGCTATTGAAGGAGCAACAAAAGTTTATGGTTATAGGGTCGAGGCAATTTATGATCAgacatataattttatatcaaATATGAATATAGCAAAAAAAAGTGACACAAATGACGATGTtattgatgaaaaaaaacatgtaaatgaaattacaaataaaaaaatgaaaaaaaggaaattgGAATTTTTTCAAGAATCTTCAACATTAGCTAAACCATCAGATATAACTATAGAATCAGTATCTGTATCAAATATATCAGttgatacattttttttaaaactaaATATTACATATGACCATTCAGCAGGTATTAGTTATTTGCTACCTAATTTGACTTTAAACAATGACTTATCCATACAATTTGATGGTGACATAGACACGTGTGAATacaagaagaaaatgaaatttgAAGAAAAATTGGGGAAACAAAATATCGAAAGAaggaatgaaaaaaatttggGATCAAACGATGAACTGAATGATATGcttcaaaaaaatgaatcgCCTGTCAAAGTAGGCGAGTATGTAACTTTCAATGACAATGATAAGATAATGGCAAGAGAATATAAAAGTAAACTATACACAAATTCTGATATACTTCGAGAAATGTTTTGTGGGAATGAAATTGAAGAGTTtaacaatttaaatatatgtccAGAGTTAGATTATTTtaaagaagaaataaaaaaccTTAAATTGAAAAGAAGTGATTCTAAAACATTAGATGATGAAGATattgataattataatgaagATGATGATACAGGATTGGATAAATtctctaaaaaaaaaaacgaactAAATTTAGATGAAAACATGTCCATGGATAATTTATTAGGTGACATGGatggtaataataatgacgATTGTAACAATGAAAATATGAATGATAATGGAAATTATGGAGATAATAATAAGATATTAGAAAgttcttttaataataatttaaattttgatgATTGTAATATTGATGATTTAAACATAGAAAATGTAATGCAAGAATCGATGGCTTTTGACAATATGAATTTAAATGattcattaaataataatttgaatttatcTCAAAATATGTTATCATTACACCACAATAGTAACATACTAGGTGGTAATATTCCATTACCTGAACTTATGAAAAGTGAAAATAAGGATTTTAGTCTTATAAATTCTTTTACtggaaattttaatttttccaGCCAAAATATGCTATTTAAAAATCAAGATAAAGGCTCACCATCAAAACCTAAACATATGTTATCAATTATTCCAGATGATGATACATTATGGAATCGTCAAGCTATATCTTTTGAAAGTAGGTTAAATGCAATTGATGTTAACAGCAAATTTAactatcattattataatcctAGTAAATTAATGATTAATGGAAATTTTTCAAACTTAATGAGTATGGCAAAAGCTGCTTTTAAAAATAAGCAAGGGCCACTCAATGCACTtgctaataaaaaattaaaaacatcTTTTGATATAACTgatattaattttgaaaatctATATATTGAGGTAAATGATGTAGAATTGTCTGTTTATGATTTATGGaataaagaaaagaaaaaatatatttctaattCGCTTTTTGCTATTGATCAaacatcatatatatttgaaacGAAAGATAATTGTATTAATTGTGTAAATACAGTTATAGATAGAATAATGAAATTTGCGAGATCCCCATTTATAGAATCGCAAAACTTTAACACtgatattaaaacaaatgtaATACTAAACGAAATTAATAACGATTACATAGGAAATGATTTGGatcaaattaataatttcgAACGTAGACAAACTGAAAATATGTTTATGGATAATATGGATGATGGACAGGATTATCAAATGCATGAAGGATTGAATGATTCTATAGATAAATTTTACAACATGAACTTTGAGGATATTTggcaaaatgaaaataaaaacgaTATAACAAAATTTGGAAGTAAAAATGATAACACTTCTATCTTTCAACTACATCAAAGCATTGGTCATGCGAATTCATTAGGAAGTGTAGTAGCTCCTGATAATTTGCCAAAATTCGTTGACGtttcaaaaataaagaaaatactTTTCAACATTGTCAAGCCTGACGAAAATGAGGAAAACGCTGAAAATGAGAACGAGGAAAACAAGAAAAATAGTGATTCTAGCAAG CAAATTGTTCCTTATGAAGGAGAAAAAACTACCACCTTCAAAAACATCATTAATAAg acaaaaacaaaattaactGAATCCGAAGTAAACGGGACATCCATTCATATGCTTTTTGTGTGTCTATTATATACATGCAACGACCAAG AGCTGCTTCttgaaaaaatagaaaacgACGAAGATTTTTACGTTCATTATGGGTTGCCTGTAGAATTTCACATTAAGCAAGATGACACTCGGATGCTTAAGAATTGa